In a single window of the Gossypium hirsutum isolate 1008001.06 chromosome A13, Gossypium_hirsutum_v2.1, whole genome shotgun sequence genome:
- the LOC107963347 gene encoding uncharacterized protein: protein MERRKYMRVACLPENRGSTNYFLSPLYDWQFAAIKITWEFIKVAFQGKYVGASYVDAKKKEFLNLTQGNKSTVEYEAEFLLLSSPTKGASFLGVVGEVKIAEKVKHTERLNREKEKGKNKRESETHGVGQRPRTRARVIGLVRAKPPTANPGVPPCVDCGKSHGGECWKRTGACLACGSMEHRIRNCPKMPGQARGGNGNGRGRGAPGENAGYAELPYTALIDIGSTHSYVTCNMPEPLGDMFEITANEMIVISSLGQSVGVNKLFREVPLVVQGVTFLTDLMELPFSEFDLILGMDWLVKHRATLDCAAKRMVLRMVEDKEVVVIGER from the exons atggaacggaggaagtatatgagggtcGCATGTTTGCCTGAAAACCGTGGATCCACCAACTACTTTTTAAGCCCATTATATGATTGGCAGTTTGCTGCAataaag ATCACTTGGGAGTTCATCAAAGTtgcattccaagggaagtatgtaggagcgagttatgtggatgctaaaAAGAAGGAGTTCTTGAACTTGACCCAGGGAAACAAATCGACGGTGGAGTATGAGGCGGAATTTCTGctccttagtag CCCTacaaagggagcgagttttctcgGAGTTGTTGGAGAAGTAAAGATAGCGGAAAAGGTGAAGCACACGGAGCGCCTAAATCGAGAAAAGGAAAagggtaagaataaaagggagTCTGAGACTCATGGTGTTGGACAGAGGCCTAGGACTAGGGCCAGAGTTATTGGGCTAGTTAGAGCAAAGCCCCCTACTGctaatccaggggtgccaccttgtgtTGATTGTGGGAAAAGCCATGGaggtgagtgttggaagaggacgggaGCTTGCTTAGCTtgtgggtctatggagcataggatcaggaaTTGCCCTAAAATGCCAGGACAA GCCAGGGGTGGTAACGGTAATGGACGTGGACGTGGAGCACCAGGCGAAAATGCAGGCTATgctgag TTACCTTACACTgcattgattgatattggatcgacgcattcatatGTTACATGTAATATGCCTGAACCTTTGGgtgatatgtttgaaattactGCGAATGAGATGATTGTGATAAGTTCGTTAGGTCAGTCAGTGggagtgaataagttgtttagggaGGTACCCTTAGTAGTTCAAGGGGTTACCTTTTTAACGGACTTGATGGAGTTGCCGTTCAGTGAGTTTGATTTAAtcttgggtatggactggctggtGAAACACCGAGCCACCTTGGATTGCGCTGCAAAGCGAATGGTGTTAAGAATGGTGGAGGACAAGGAGGTGGTGGTGATTGGTGAACGCTAG